Part of the Pseudomonas chlororaphis genome, GCAGTTGTGTTCAATCGAGCAGGCGGTGGAGGACGTGCTTGAGCGCCTGCCCGCCCATATCCACCTCGGCATGCCGCTGGGGCTGGGCAAGCCCAATCTGTTCGCCAATGCGTTGTTCCGGCGCATCGCTGAATTGCCCGAGCGCCAGTTGACGATTTACACGGCCCTGAGCCTGGGGCGGCCGAACCTGGGCGACGGCTTGCAAAAACGCTTCCTCGAACCATTCATCGAGCGGGTTTTCGGCGACTACCCGGAGCTGGATTACCTCTCGGCGCTGCATCAAGGCGACCTGCCGGCCAATATTCGCGTCCAGCAGTTCTTCATGCAGCCCGGCAGCCTGTTGAACAGCGCGCCGGCCCAGCAAGACTACGTCAGCAGCAACTACAGCCACGCGGCCCGGGACATCAATGCCGCCGGGTTGAACCTGGTGGCGCAACTGGTGGCCAGCGACCCACAACACCCGGACCGCCTGAGCCTGAGCTGCAACCCGGACATCACCCTGGACCTGTTGCCCATGATCGCCAAGCGGCGAGCAGCCGGGGAGACCATCCTACTGGTCGGCCAGGTGCACAGCGACTTGCCCTACATGCCGGGTGACGCCGAAGTCGGCATCGACGGCTTCGACCTGCTGATCGACGAGAAAGACAATCACACGCTGTTTTCCACGCCGAACATGCCGGTGGGCTTCCAGGATCACCTGATCGGCCTGCACGCCAGCACGCTGGTGCGTGACGGCGGGACGTTGCAGATAGGCATCGGCGCCATGGGCGATGCATTGACGGCCGCCTTGTTGGCGCGCCAGGCGGACAATGCCGGCTACCAGGCGTTGCTGACGGACCTGAATCTCAGCCAGTGGGCACAATTGATCGAACGCGAAGGTGGGGTGCAGCCGTTCGCCAAAGGGCTGTATGGCTGCAGCGAGATGTTCGTCAACGGTTTGCTGGTCCTGGCGGAAGCCGGGATCATCCGGCGCAAGGTCTACCCCGACGAAGCCACCCAGGAACAGGCCAACGCCGGCACCCTCGACGAGGCCGCGCAACCCGACGGCGTCTGCATACACGGCGGATTCTTCCTCGGCCCGCGCAGTTTCTACCAGCGCCTGCATGAGTTGCCCGATGCCCGGCGGCTCGAATTCAACATGACCCGCATCAGCTACATCAACGAGTTGTACGGCCAGGAGCCGCTCAAGCGACTGCAGCGACTCGACGCACGTTTCATCAACACGGTCTTCACCATGACCCTGCTGGGCGCCGGCGTGGCCGATCAGTTGGAGGATGGGCGAGTGCTCAGTGGCGTGGGCGGGCAGTACAACTTCGTCGCCCAGGGCCATGCACTGGAAGGCGCGCGTTCGATCCTGCTGTTGCGCAGTTGGCGTGAGGCGGGCGGGGAGATCAGCTCGAACATTGTCTGGGAATACGGCCACTGCACGATTCCCCGGCATCTGCGGGACATCGTGGTGACCGAGTACGGTATCGCCGACCTGCGCGGCCAGACCGATGCCGCGGTGATCGAGGCACTGCTGAATATCAGCGATTCACGCTTTCAGCCGGGACTGATCGAACAGGCCCAGAATGCCGGCAAATTACCGAAGGATTTCCGCCTCGATCCACGGTTCGCCGACAACACGCCAGAGCGTTTGCAGGCGATCCAGGCACGGCATCCGAACCTGTTCCCCGAATACCCGCTGGGCTGCGACTTCGATGGGATAGAGCGGGACTTGCTGCGGGCGCTGAACTGGCTCAAGAGCAAGTTCAAGCTCAGCGAGATGCTGGAGCTGGGCAAGGCCGCGCTGGATGCCCCGGAGCCCTCTCTGTACCCCGAGCATCTGGAGCGGATGCAACTGGCGAGCACCGAGGGGCTGAAGGAGGACTTGTTCCAGCGCTTGTTGCTGGCGGGGCTCAAGGCCACTGCACAATAGGGCCTAACCGGGGTCCCCTTGTGGGAGCGGGCTTGCTCGCGAATGCGGAGTTTCAGTCGACATATCTCTGGCTGATACACCGCATTCGCGAGCAAGCCCGCTCCCACAAGGGATAGGCGGTGGGCGATCAGTCGATGAAGGTGACCACGCCACCGGCCAGGGATTTCACCCGGGCCAGGGACTCGACGCGGTAGCCCTGGGCATCCAGTTCCGC contains:
- a CDS encoding acetyl-CoA hydrolase produces the protein MVQLCSIEQAVEDVLERLPAHIHLGMPLGLGKPNLFANALFRRIAELPERQLTIYTALSLGRPNLGDGLQKRFLEPFIERVFGDYPELDYLSALHQGDLPANIRVQQFFMQPGSLLNSAPAQQDYVSSNYSHAARDINAAGLNLVAQLVASDPQHPDRLSLSCNPDITLDLLPMIAKRRAAGETILLVGQVHSDLPYMPGDAEVGIDGFDLLIDEKDNHTLFSTPNMPVGFQDHLIGLHASTLVRDGGTLQIGIGAMGDALTAALLARQADNAGYQALLTDLNLSQWAQLIEREGGVQPFAKGLYGCSEMFVNGLLVLAEAGIIRRKVYPDEATQEQANAGTLDEAAQPDGVCIHGGFFLGPRSFYQRLHELPDARRLEFNMTRISYINELYGQEPLKRLQRLDARFINTVFTMTLLGAGVADQLEDGRVLSGVGGQYNFVAQGHALEGARSILLLRSWREAGGEISSNIVWEYGHCTIPRHLRDIVVTEYGIADLRGQTDAAVIEALLNISDSRFQPGLIEQAQNAGKLPKDFRLDPRFADNTPERLQAIQARHPNLFPEYPLGCDFDGIERDLLRALNWLKSKFKLSEMLELGKAALDAPEPSLYPEHLERMQLASTEGLKEDLFQRLLLAGLKATAQ